From a region of the Plodia interpunctella isolate USDA-ARS_2022_Savannah chromosome 13, ilPloInte3.2, whole genome shotgun sequence genome:
- the LOC128674520 gene encoding perilipin-4 isoform X4, with amino-acid sequence MFSGIADKNLGAFRSIGEKTASLFDRKKKDAEQLASEKAQDASTMVEEQVKKAGEFIGGAQKTAEGAADSANNAKHSAIDALDKELSKVTLAAGEAKDAAGRAIDTTKDTISTTADNTRKAAESAVSSAKDTLNSTLESTKNAAESAVDTSKSYVDSAKDKFYGTPEPTKPEPQSTLGTGLSYATSAKDSITNAVQSTLDTTQKTAQSAFETGKSYATSAKDTVASTIQGTVGGTQKVTQSDDTGSSYITTATDVAQSSVQQTMNSAYAAFGLTQSYYDSAKDSVAHTIDSTKQAAQSTFETGKSYVDSAKDSVANTVNSAVDATKNVASSAVEKGTNIVGSAKDTISSTVHSAVDVTKNVASSAVEKGSELVSTAKDSVAHTILSTIDTTKNVTATALDKSSSIIAAAKDSVSASVDTTKGVATSAVDSGTSFFGSAKDTIANTVNSTVDTTKNAAATALEKGSSLVGAAKDSVSNTVSASVDTTKGVATSAVDSSTSFFGTAKDTVANTVQSTIDTTKNAASSAVEKGGSLVGSAKDSIAQTVDSTKNAASSAVDSGLSLVGGAKNSVASTAESTVDASKNIFSSAYDKGTSVVGAAKDTVVSGVQSTVDTTKNVASSALDNASSLFGSAKDNVATTVDTTKNTASSAVDKTTSLLGSAKDTVANTVQSTVDTTKNVSSSAVEKGSALVGAAKDTVTNTVQSTVDTTKNVASSAYDKTSAAVGSAKDTLASTVQATVDTTKNVAATAVDKGSSLVGSARDTVTNTIDTSKHVASAAVGKGISLVGSAKDTVSSTLFNTSEPVEEEPQSIIDTAKDTINSTVDSTKKAAEDARAQALKAAEDAKERARQAAEEAKRVANSTVEESKKAAEKAASDASNAVSSTVDSTFKRVECAADEGLKNAGNVVDSKIKDADKYLNEKRENLVSGLSSAAHDGKEGAAGLLSKGLGGFGAK; translated from the exons ATGTTCAGCGGAATCGCAg ACAAGAACCTTG GCGCGTTCCGAAGCATCGGGGAGAAGACTGCGTCTCTCTTCGACCGCAAGAAGAAGGATGCAGAGCAGTTAGCGTCGGAGAAGGCTCAGGACGCGTCCACCATGGTAGAGGAACAAGTCAAGAAGGCAGGGGAGTTCATTGGAGGGGCGCAGAAGACTGCCGAGGGAGCTGCTGACTCGG cCAACAACGCTAAGCACTCGGCTATCGACGCACTGGACAAGGAGCTGTCGAAGGTGACCCTGGCGGCTGGGGAGGCCAAGGATGCGGCTGGCAGGGCCATCGACACCACTAAAG ACACAATATCCACAACGGCAGACAACACAAGGAAAGCGGCAGAATCTGCGGTCAGCTCAGCTAAAG ATACTCTCAATAGCACATTAGAAAGTACCAAAAACGCAGCTGAGTCGGCGGTGGACACTTCCAAGAGTTACGTTGACAGCGCTAAAG ATAAATTTTATGGTACACCGGAACCAACGAAACCGGAACCTCAATCAACACTCGGTACAGGCTTGTCGTACGCCACCAGTGCTAAAG ATTCGATTACAAACGCTGTACAAAGCACTCTAGATACGACACAAAAAACTGCACAATCCGCTTTTGAAACTGGGAAATCGTACGCTACTTCCGCTAAAG ATACAGTGGCAAGCACGATTCAGGGAACAGTAGGTGGTACCCAAAAAGTTACACAATCTGATGACACTGGGTCATCTTATATAACCACTGCTACAG ATGTAGCACAGAGCTCTGTGCAACAGACAATGAACAGCGCGTACGCAGCTTTTGGCCTCACCCAGTCGTATTATGATAGTGCTAAAG ATTCTGTAGCACACACAATTGATAGCACAAAGCAAGCTGCACAGAGTACATTCGAGACCGGCAAATCTTATGTTGATTCTGCTAAAG acTCAGTAGCAAACACGGTGAATTCAGCTGTTGATGCTACAAAGAATGTTGCTTCGTCGGCTGTTGAAAAGGGCACCAATATAGTTGGTTCAGCTAAAG ACACAATATCGAGCACAGTGCACTCGGCTGTAGATGTGACTAAAAATGTGGCGTCATCCGCTGTGGAAAAAGGCTCAGAATTAGTTAGCACTGCTAAAG ACAGCGTAGCACATACTATTCTAAGCACAATAGATACCACAAAAAATGTAACCGCCACTGCTTTAGATAAAAGCTCATCCATCATTGCAGCAGCCAAAG aTTCTGTATCAGCCAGTGTAGACACAACTAAAGGTGTTGCTACATCAGCTGTTGATTCTGGCACCTCATTTTTTGGCAGTGCAAAGG ACACTATCGCCAACACAGTCAATAGCACAGTAGATACTACTAAAAACGCTGCAGCGACCGCGCTAGAAAAAGGCTCGTCACTTGTAGGCGCTGCCAAAG attCAGTATCAAACACAGTATCAGCCAGTGTCGATACTACTAAAGGTGTTGCTACATCTGCCGTTGATTCGAGCACCTCATTTTTTGGCACCGCTAAGg ACACTGTCGCCAATACTGTTCAAAGTACAATAGATACAACTAAAAATGCAGCATCTTCAGCTGTAGAAAAAGGTGGCTCACTTGTAGGATCTGCCAAAG actcCATTGCACAAACAGTAGACAGCACCAAAAATGCTGCGTCCTCCGCTGTAGACTCAGGACTATCTCTCGTTGGAGGTGCCAAAAATTCCGTAGCGAGCACAGCTGAAAGCACAGTTGATgcatccaaaaatattttctctagTGCTTACGATAAGGGCACATCGGTGGTTGGCGCTGCTAAGG aTACAGTTGTCAGTGGTGTGCAATCCACTGTAGATACCACTAAAAATGTTGCATCTTCGGCCTTAGACAATGCCTCTTCTTTATTTGGATCGGCGAAAG ATAATGTAGCGACCACTGTAGATACAACCAAAAATACTGCTTCCTCTGCGGTTGACAAAACTACTTCACTTTTAGGATCGGCGAAAG ATACCGTAGCCAACACCGTACAAAGCACTGTAGATAccacaaaaaatgtttcatcATCAGCTGTAGAAAAAGGCTCCGCATTAGTAGGCGCTGCTAAAG atACCGTAACAAACACAGTCCAAAGCACTGTAGATACGACCAAAAATGTTGCGTCATCAGCTTATGATAAAACTTCAGCCGCCGTAGGATCAGCCAAAG ATACATTAGCGAGTACAGTGCAAGCCACAGTTGATACCACTAAAAATGTAGCCGCAACAGCTGTAGATAAAGGAAGTTCTTTAGTAGGAAGCGCCAGAG ATACTGTGACAAATACGATAGATACTTCAAAACATGTTGCGTCTGCAGCTGTTGGGAAAGGAATATCACTTGTTGGTAGTGCTAAAG ATACTGTATCGAGCACTCTCTTTAACACCTCTGAACCAGTCGAAGAAGAGCCACAAAGCATAATCGACACTGCCAAag ATACTATCAACTCGACGGTTGACTCAACGAAGAAAGCGGCAGAAGATGCTAGGGCGCAGGCGTTGAAGGCCGCTGAGGATGCTAAGGAGAGGGCGAGGCAGGCAGCCGAAGAGGCAAAGAGAGTAGCCA
- the LOC128674520 gene encoding perilipin-4 isoform X6, translated as MFSGIADKNLGAFRSIGEKTASLFDRKKKDAEQLASEKAQDASTMVEEQVKKAGEFIGGAQKTAEGAADSANNAKHSAIDALDKELSKVTLAAGEAKDAAGRAIDTTKDTISTTADNTRKAAESAVSSAKDTLNSTLESTKNAAESAVDTSKSYVDSAKDKFYGTPEPTKPEPQSTLGTGLSYATSAKDSITNAVQSTLDTTQKTAQSAFETGKSYATSAKDTVASTIQGTVGGTQKVTQSDDTGSSYITTATDVAQSSVQQTMNSAYAAFGLTQSYYDSAKDSVAHTIDSTKQAAQSTFETGKSYVDSAKDSVANTVNSAVDATKNVASSAVEKGTNIVGSAKDTISSTVHSAVDVTKNVASSAVEKGSELVSTAKDSVAHTILSTIDTTKNVTATALDKSSSIIAAAKDSVSASVDTTKGVATSAVDSGTSFFGSAKDTIANTVNSTVDTTKNAAATALEKGSSLVGAAKDSVSNTVSASVDTTKGVATSAVDSSTSFFGTAKDTVANTVQSTIDTTKNAASSAVEKGGSLVGSAKDSIAQTVDSTKNAASSAVDSGLSLVGGAKNSVASTAESTVDASKNIFSSAYDKGTSVVGAAKDTVVSGVQSTVDTTKNVASSALDNASSLFGSAKDNVATTVDTTKNTASSAVDKTTSLLGSAKDTVANTVQSTVDTTKNVSSSAVEKGSALVGAAKDTVTNTVQSTVDTTKNVASSAYDKTSAAVGSAKDTLASTVQATVDTTKNVAATAVDKGSSLVGSARDTVTNTIDTSKHVASAAVGKGISLVGSAKDKVQNTLGSTKDTARKTAEASADTINSTVDSTKKAAEDARAQALKAAEDAKERARQAAEEAKRVANSTVEESKKAAEKAASDASNAVSSTVDSTFKRVECAADEGLKNAGNVVDSKIKDADKYLNEKRENLVSGLSSAAHDGKEGAAGLLSKGLGGFGAK; from the exons ATGTTCAGCGGAATCGCAg ACAAGAACCTTG GCGCGTTCCGAAGCATCGGGGAGAAGACTGCGTCTCTCTTCGACCGCAAGAAGAAGGATGCAGAGCAGTTAGCGTCGGAGAAGGCTCAGGACGCGTCCACCATGGTAGAGGAACAAGTCAAGAAGGCAGGGGAGTTCATTGGAGGGGCGCAGAAGACTGCCGAGGGAGCTGCTGACTCGG cCAACAACGCTAAGCACTCGGCTATCGACGCACTGGACAAGGAGCTGTCGAAGGTGACCCTGGCGGCTGGGGAGGCCAAGGATGCGGCTGGCAGGGCCATCGACACCACTAAAG ACACAATATCCACAACGGCAGACAACACAAGGAAAGCGGCAGAATCTGCGGTCAGCTCAGCTAAAG ATACTCTCAATAGCACATTAGAAAGTACCAAAAACGCAGCTGAGTCGGCGGTGGACACTTCCAAGAGTTACGTTGACAGCGCTAAAG ATAAATTTTATGGTACACCGGAACCAACGAAACCGGAACCTCAATCAACACTCGGTACAGGCTTGTCGTACGCCACCAGTGCTAAAG ATTCGATTACAAACGCTGTACAAAGCACTCTAGATACGACACAAAAAACTGCACAATCCGCTTTTGAAACTGGGAAATCGTACGCTACTTCCGCTAAAG ATACAGTGGCAAGCACGATTCAGGGAACAGTAGGTGGTACCCAAAAAGTTACACAATCTGATGACACTGGGTCATCTTATATAACCACTGCTACAG ATGTAGCACAGAGCTCTGTGCAACAGACAATGAACAGCGCGTACGCAGCTTTTGGCCTCACCCAGTCGTATTATGATAGTGCTAAAG ATTCTGTAGCACACACAATTGATAGCACAAAGCAAGCTGCACAGAGTACATTCGAGACCGGCAAATCTTATGTTGATTCTGCTAAAG acTCAGTAGCAAACACGGTGAATTCAGCTGTTGATGCTACAAAGAATGTTGCTTCGTCGGCTGTTGAAAAGGGCACCAATATAGTTGGTTCAGCTAAAG ACACAATATCGAGCACAGTGCACTCGGCTGTAGATGTGACTAAAAATGTGGCGTCATCCGCTGTGGAAAAAGGCTCAGAATTAGTTAGCACTGCTAAAG ACAGCGTAGCACATACTATTCTAAGCACAATAGATACCACAAAAAATGTAACCGCCACTGCTTTAGATAAAAGCTCATCCATCATTGCAGCAGCCAAAG aTTCTGTATCAGCCAGTGTAGACACAACTAAAGGTGTTGCTACATCAGCTGTTGATTCTGGCACCTCATTTTTTGGCAGTGCAAAGG ACACTATCGCCAACACAGTCAATAGCACAGTAGATACTACTAAAAACGCTGCAGCGACCGCGCTAGAAAAAGGCTCGTCACTTGTAGGCGCTGCCAAAG attCAGTATCAAACACAGTATCAGCCAGTGTCGATACTACTAAAGGTGTTGCTACATCTGCCGTTGATTCGAGCACCTCATTTTTTGGCACCGCTAAGg ACACTGTCGCCAATACTGTTCAAAGTACAATAGATACAACTAAAAATGCAGCATCTTCAGCTGTAGAAAAAGGTGGCTCACTTGTAGGATCTGCCAAAG actcCATTGCACAAACAGTAGACAGCACCAAAAATGCTGCGTCCTCCGCTGTAGACTCAGGACTATCTCTCGTTGGAGGTGCCAAAAATTCCGTAGCGAGCACAGCTGAAAGCACAGTTGATgcatccaaaaatattttctctagTGCTTACGATAAGGGCACATCGGTGGTTGGCGCTGCTAAGG aTACAGTTGTCAGTGGTGTGCAATCCACTGTAGATACCACTAAAAATGTTGCATCTTCGGCCTTAGACAATGCCTCTTCTTTATTTGGATCGGCGAAAG ATAATGTAGCGACCACTGTAGATACAACCAAAAATACTGCTTCCTCTGCGGTTGACAAAACTACTTCACTTTTAGGATCGGCGAAAG ATACCGTAGCCAACACCGTACAAAGCACTGTAGATAccacaaaaaatgtttcatcATCAGCTGTAGAAAAAGGCTCCGCATTAGTAGGCGCTGCTAAAG atACCGTAACAAACACAGTCCAAAGCACTGTAGATACGACCAAAAATGTTGCGTCATCAGCTTATGATAAAACTTCAGCCGCCGTAGGATCAGCCAAAG ATACATTAGCGAGTACAGTGCAAGCCACAGTTGATACCACTAAAAATGTAGCCGCAACAGCTGTAGATAAAGGAAGTTCTTTAGTAGGAAGCGCCAGAG ATACTGTGACAAATACGATAGATACTTCAAAACATGTTGCGTCTGCAGCTGTTGGGAAAGGAATATCACTTGTTGGTAGTGCTAAAG ATAAGGTTCAGAACACACTCGGTTCTACCAAGGACACTGCACGGAAGACTGCTGAAGCGTCAGCTG ATACTATCAACTCGACGGTTGACTCAACGAAGAAAGCGGCAGAAGATGCTAGGGCGCAGGCGTTGAAGGCCGCTGAGGATGCTAAGGAGAGGGCGAGGCAGGCAGCCGAAGAGGCAAAGAGAGTAGCCA